From a region of the Pectobacterium aquaticum genome:
- the fruB gene encoding fused PTS fructose transporter subunit IIA/HPr protein: MFQLSQQDIHLGAAASTKQEAIQLVASALTEAGCVNAGYVDGMLQREQQTSTYLGSGIAIPHGTTDTRDLVLKTGVQVFQFPQGISWGEDQTAYVVLGIAARSDEHLALLRQLTHVLSDDRVAARLASTTSAEELRSLLMGEQQLVEFRFDTSLIALDVATDNLLTLQALNAGRLQQVGAADASFVSTAVSNKPLNLGQGVWFSDSAVGNLSSAAAVARPATPFSVDGENVALLVTVAAADDQAFAPIGYLSNLLIAQKAERLLTADAPTLLALLTSDVPEESEVLTAEFSIRNEHGLHARPGTMLVNVIKQFSSDITVTNLDGTGKPANGRSLMKVVALGVKKGHKLRFTASGSDAEQALAAIGDAITSGLGEGAA; this comes from the coding sequence ATGTTCCAGTTGTCACAGCAAGATATTCATTTGGGCGCAGCGGCCAGTACTAAGCAGGAAGCTATCCAGCTTGTTGCTTCAGCGCTGACCGAGGCCGGGTGCGTTAACGCAGGGTATGTCGACGGCATGCTCCAGCGTGAACAGCAAACATCCACCTATTTGGGAAGCGGCATTGCTATCCCTCACGGCACAACCGATACCCGCGATCTGGTATTGAAGACCGGGGTTCAAGTATTTCAATTTCCTCAGGGTATTTCCTGGGGGGAAGATCAAACCGCCTACGTGGTGTTGGGGATTGCAGCCCGTTCTGATGAACACCTTGCGTTGCTGCGTCAACTGACTCACGTCCTGAGCGACGATCGCGTCGCAGCACGTTTGGCAAGCACAACCTCAGCAGAAGAATTACGTAGCCTGCTGATGGGCGAGCAGCAACTGGTGGAGTTCCGCTTTGATACCTCACTGATTGCGCTGGATGTGGCGACCGATAACCTGCTGACGCTTCAGGCGCTGAACGCGGGTCGTCTTCAGCAGGTCGGTGCAGCAGACGCCAGCTTCGTTAGTACCGCAGTCAGCAATAAACCGCTGAATCTGGGGCAAGGCGTGTGGTTCAGCGATAGCGCTGTTGGTAACCTCAGCAGCGCGGCTGCGGTGGCACGTCCGGCTACGCCGTTCAGCGTTGACGGCGAAAACGTCGCTTTACTGGTGACGGTCGCTGCGGCTGACGATCAGGCTTTTGCGCCGATTGGTTACCTGAGCAACCTGCTGATTGCGCAAAAAGCGGAACGTTTGCTGACAGCTGACGCACCGACGCTGCTGGCTCTTTTGACCAGCGACGTACCGGAAGAAAGTGAAGTGCTGACGGCAGAATTTAGCATTCGCAACGAACACGGCCTGCACGCGCGTCCAGGCACCATGCTGGTGAACGTGATCAAGCAGTTCAGCAGTGACATCACTGTCACCAATCTGGATGGCACAGGCAAACCGGCAAATGGTCGCAGCCTGATGAAAGTCGTCGCGCTGGGCGTGAAGAAAGGTCACAAATTGCGTTTCACCGCGAGCGGTAGCGATGCAGAACAAGCACTGGCCGCGATTGGCGACGCGATTACGTCCGGTTTGGGCGAGGGGGCAGCATGA
- the fruK gene encoding 1-phosphofructokinase: MSRRVATITLNPAYDLVGYCPEVEKGEVNLVQTAGLHAAGKGINVAKVLKDLGIDVTVGGFLGKDNQDGFQQLFSELGIANRFQVVPGRTRINVKLTEKDGDVTDFNFSGFEVTQQDWQRFVNDSLSWLGQFDMVAVSGSLPAGVDPDAFTDWMSRLRTQCPCIIFDSSREALVAGLKASPWLVKPNRRELEIWAGRKLPTLADVVDAAHALREQGIAHVVISLGAEGALWVNASGAWRALPPACDVVSTVGAGDSMVGGLIYGLLMRESSEHTLRLATAVSALAVSQSNVGITDRPQLAAMMARVDLKPFN; encoded by the coding sequence ATGAGCAGGAGAGTAGCCACAATCACCCTGAATCCAGCTTATGATCTGGTTGGCTATTGCCCGGAAGTTGAGAAAGGCGAAGTCAATCTGGTTCAGACAGCGGGTCTGCACGCCGCAGGCAAAGGTATTAACGTTGCCAAGGTGCTGAAAGATCTCGGGATTGATGTCACGGTAGGTGGCTTTCTGGGTAAAGACAATCAGGATGGTTTTCAGCAATTGTTCAGCGAGCTGGGCATTGCCAACCGTTTCCAGGTTGTACCAGGACGTACGCGTATTAATGTCAAATTAACCGAAAAAGATGGCGACGTAACCGACTTCAACTTTTCCGGTTTTGAAGTGACCCAGCAAGACTGGCAGCGTTTCGTCAATGACTCGCTGAGCTGGCTGGGGCAGTTCGACATGGTCGCGGTGAGCGGCAGTTTGCCTGCTGGCGTCGATCCTGATGCCTTTACCGATTGGATGTCGCGTCTGCGCACGCAGTGTCCTTGCATTATTTTCGACAGCAGCCGTGAAGCGCTGGTGGCGGGACTGAAAGCCTCTCCTTGGTTGGTGAAACCAAACCGCCGGGAGTTGGAGATATGGGCTGGGCGTAAATTACCTACGCTGGCTGATGTGGTGGATGCCGCCCACGCACTGCGTGAGCAGGGTATCGCGCATGTTGTGATCTCACTGGGTGCGGAAGGTGCACTGTGGGTGAATGCATCGGGTGCGTGGCGGGCTTTGCCACCGGCTTGTGATGTGGTAAGTACGGTAGGTGCGGGCGACTCCATGGTTGGGGGGTTGATTTATGGCTTATTAATGCGTGAGTCCAGTGAGCACACTCTGCGTTTGGCGACGGCGGTCTCAGCGCTGGCCGTCAGCCAAAGTAATGTTGGTATTACCGATCGTCCTCAGTTGGCCGCGATGATGGCGCGTGTCGACCTGAAACCCTTTAACTGA